CCGTCACAGACGTCTCCTAAAAAAAGCAAAACAAGAGGGAACGCCATGATTCAGATCAAGCAACTGACCAAGACTTTCAGAAGCACAAAGGGACTCGACAATATCAACGCCACCGTGGAGAGCGGGGAGATGGTCGCCCTCATCGGTTCTTCCGGTTCCGGCAAGTCGACCCTCATGCGCCACATCAGCGGTCTGATGTGCGGTGATGCGGACAGCGGTGGACAGATTGAAGTCCTGAGCCACATCATGCAGCGCGACGGGAAACTGTCCAAGAATGCCCGCAAGGTGCGCACCGAGGTAGGGGTCATCTTCCAGCAGTTCAATCTGGTCGACCGCCTGTCGGTCATGACCAATGTGCTCATGGGCGCTCTGGGCCGGGTCCCCACCTGGCGGGCAGTGTCCAACCTCTTCCCCCCGACGGAGCGCCGTCTCGGCATGGAGTCCCTGGCACGCGTCGGCATGGCCGACAAGGCCTGGCAGCGGGCCTCGACTCTGTCCGGCGGGCAGCAGCAGCGCGTGGCCATCGCCCGCGCACTGACCCAGCGGGCCAAGGTCCTTCTGGCCGATGAACCCATCGCCTCCCTGGATCCGGAATCGTCGCGGGTTGTCATGGACATTCTGGCGCAGATTCACCGCGAGGACAAAATTACCGTCATCGTCTCCCTGCATCAGGTCGAATACGCCATCCGCTACTGCCCCCGTACCATCGCCCTGCGCCATGGCCGCGTCGTCTACGACGGTCCGAGCACCGCCCTGACACCGTCTTTTCTGAAGGAAATCTACGGATCGGAAACCGAGGAGCTTTTCTCCCCCGCCGTGGACAACGCCATGCGCCATCAGGCGAAAAACAATCAAAACCAACCCGCCCCGGCACCTGCCGCGGCATAACGACCATCCGCACTGCAAAGGAGTAGAGAATGTTTCGCAAACTATGTGGCCTGTTCATCCTTCTGGCGTTTTTTGGCGTCCAGACCGCTACTGCCGAGATGAAAGAGATCAATTTCGGCATCATTTCCACCGAAGCCTCCATGAATCTCAAGACCGTTTGGAATCCCTTCCTGGCCGACATGGAAAAGGCCACCGGGCTCAAGATCAACGCCTTCTTCGCCTCCGACTATGCCGGAATCATCGAAGGCATGCGTTTCAACAAGGTGCAGGTGGCCTGGTACGGCAACAAGAGCGCCATGGAAGCTATCGACCGCGCCGATGGTGAAATATTCGCCCAGACCGTTCCCGCAGACGGTGAGCCCGGATATTATTCGCACCTCATCGTGCACAAGGATTCTCCGCTCAATTCCCTGGAAGACGTACTCAAGAACGCCGCCGGCCTTTCTTTTGGCAA
This is a stretch of genomic DNA from Deltaproteobacteria bacterium HGW-Deltaproteobacteria-18. It encodes these proteins:
- the phnC gene encoding phosphonate ABC transporter ATP-binding protein — translated: MIQIKQLTKTFRSTKGLDNINATVESGEMVALIGSSGSGKSTLMRHISGLMCGDADSGGQIEVLSHIMQRDGKLSKNARKVRTEVGVIFQQFNLVDRLSVMTNVLMGALGRVPTWRAVSNLFPPTERRLGMESLARVGMADKAWQRASTLSGGQQQRVAIARALTQRAKVLLADEPIASLDPESSRVVMDILAQIHREDKITVIVSLHQVEYAIRYCPRTIALRHGRVVYDGPSTALTPSFLKEIYGSETEELFSPAVDNAMRHQAKNNQNQPAPAPAAA